One sulfur-oxidizing endosymbiont of Gigantopelta aegis genomic region harbors:
- a CDS encoding ArsR/SmtB family transcription factor, with protein sequence MNMDLMSRDEDIDRASRSLKAMSHPLRLKILCTLGDAEISVQDIVEKVGTSQSNISQHLAILRDKGILASRKDANRVYYRVGDARTLRLIGMMRDVFCTIS encoded by the coding sequence ATGAATATGGATTTAATGTCACGTGATGAAGACATCGATAGAGCATCACGCTCATTGAAAGCAATGTCACATCCCTTGCGTTTGAAAATTTTATGTACTCTGGGCGATGCAGAGATCAGTGTTCAGGATATTGTTGAAAAAGTAGGCACTTCACAAAGTAATATTTCTCAGCATTTAGCTATTTTACGCGATAAGGGCATTCTTGCCTCGCGTAAGGATGCTAATCGAGTTTATTATCGTGTTGGTGATGCCAGAACATTACGTCTCATCGGTATGATGAGAGATGTTTTTTGTACTATTTCATAG
- a CDS encoding rhodanese-like domain-containing protein, giving the protein MIINSFLKSNSDISPQQAVQIMSHENGSLVLDVREDAEFKTGHIKDSVHIPLGALKSRLSELDKSKGKDIIVGCRSGSRSGRACSLLKKNGFEKVHNLRGGVIAWENDNLPMSKA; this is encoded by the coding sequence ATGATCATCAACTCCTTTTTGAAATCCAACTCGGACATTAGCCCTCAGCAAGCAGTACAAATCATGAGTCACGAAAACGGTAGTTTAGTACTGGATGTACGTGAAGATGCGGAATTTAAAACGGGTCATATAAAAGATTCAGTCCATATTCCATTAGGTGCATTGAAATCACGCTTGAGCGAGCTTGATAAATCTAAAGGCAAAGATATTATTGTGGGTTGTCGCTCCGGTAGTCGTTCCGGTAGAGCTTGTAGCCTACTGAAGAAAAATGGCTTCGAAAAAGTGCATAATTTACGTGGTGGTGTCATTGCATGGGAAAATGATAACTTACCTATGAGTAAAGCCTAA
- the grxC gene encoding glutaredoxin 3 — MSKEQAEITIYLSQYCPYCVRAKGLLNSKEVTYNEINIGAQPELRNEMIQKSHGVTSVPQIFIGATHVGGCDELFAAESAGKLDALLFPG, encoded by the coding sequence ATGTCCAAAGAACAAGCAGAAATTACTATCTATTTGAGTCAATATTGCCCTTACTGTGTCAGAGCCAAGGGCTTGTTAAACAGTAAAGAAGTGACTTATAACGAAATTAATATCGGTGCGCAGCCTGAATTACGCAATGAAATGATACAAAAAAGTCATGGCGTGACTTCGGTGCCACAAATTTTTATTGGAGCGACCCATGTGGGTGGTTGTGATGAATTATTTGCTGCTGAATCTGCCGGTAAACTGGATGCGCTGTTGTTTCCAGGATAG
- the trxC gene encoding thioredoxin TrxC, protein MSDAVHIVCPHCDGINRIPGTKLSAGGKCGKCQQLLLPGQPIALNASRFAKHIQKNDLPVLVDFWAPWCGPCKMMAPVFEQTAKHFQHQLELVKVDTEQEQSLAAQYNIRSIPTIALFHHGKEIARQAGAMDQNSLIQWVQSHL, encoded by the coding sequence ATGAGTGATGCTGTGCATATTGTTTGCCCTCATTGTGATGGCATTAATCGAATTCCCGGCACTAAATTATCTGCCGGTGGCAAATGTGGGAAGTGTCAGCAATTATTATTGCCCGGGCAACCGATTGCCTTAAATGCCTCCCGATTTGCAAAACATATTCAGAAAAATGACTTACCCGTGCTAGTGGATTTCTGGGCACCCTGGTGTGGCCCCTGCAAAATGATGGCGCCTGTTTTTGAGCAAACCGCCAAGCATTTTCAACACCAACTCGAACTGGTTAAAGTCGATACAGAACAAGAACAAAGTCTGGCAGCACAGTATAATATACGCAGTATTCCAACCATCGCATTATTTCATCATGGTAAGGAAATCGCACGTCAGGCCGGTGCAATGGATCAAAATAGTCTGATCCAATGGGTGCAGAGTCACCTCTAA
- the secB gene encoding protein-export chaperone SecB produces the protein MAEEEQASETNNEAAEQQFIIQKIYCKDVSFETPNSPEMFTLKWEPELKVDLHTAVNPLGPDVFEVVLTVTVTVKVGDKTAFLAEVEQAGIFNVSGFEKTQLDAMLGSYCPNLLFPYVREVISELVNKGGFPQLILQPVNFEAVYAQHLQQRQEEGDAPATDAVH, from the coding sequence ATGGCAGAAGAAGAACAAGCAAGCGAAACTAATAACGAAGCGGCAGAACAACAGTTTATTATTCAAAAAATATACTGCAAAGATGTTTCCTTTGAAACCCCTAACTCACCTGAAATGTTTACCCTAAAATGGGAGCCTGAACTAAAGGTCGATTTACACACGGCTGTTAATCCTCTTGGTCCTGATGTATTTGAAGTGGTATTGACCGTGACAGTGACGGTTAAAGTCGGTGATAAAACAGCATTTTTAGCTGAAGTTGAACAAGCGGGCATTTTTAATGTGTCGGGTTTTGAGAAAACGCAATTAGATGCCATGCTCGGTAGCTATTGCCCTAACCTCTTATTCCCTTATGTGCGTGAAGTGATTTCTGAGCTGGTTAATAAAGGTGGTTTCCCACAGCTTATTTTACAGCCGGTTAATTTTGAGGCGGTGTATGCACAACATTTGCAACAGCGTCAAGAAGAAGGTGATGCGCCTGCAACCGATGCTGTTCACTAG
- a CDS encoding NAD(P)H-dependent glycerol-3-phosphate dehydrogenase: MTKNTLCVLGAGSWGTALAILLAKNGHEVVLWGRNKEKIRAMYEAGENSFFLPGIPFPKTLTVSSNLSQAVLQSDELLLVVPSHAFRDTLVQIHCIKPDLQRLSWATKGLEPDTHQLLHTVVDEVFEQSLQQAVISGPTFAAEVAKGLPTALTVAANDQAYAQTLAELLGNATLRPYVSHDIIGLEIGGAAKNVMAIAAGIADGLGYGANTRSALITRGLHEISQLSLKLGAEQQTIMGLSGLGDLLLTCTDDQSRNRRMGLAVGRGQNIEQAEIEIGQVVEGVQAAKQIYSLAQDLGIEMPIVEQVYQVLYQNLAPQKAVQNLLMREHKSE, encoded by the coding sequence ATGACTAAAAATACTCTATGCGTGCTAGGAGCGGGTTCCTGGGGAACTGCTCTGGCGATTTTACTGGCGAAAAATGGTCATGAAGTCGTTTTGTGGGGACGTAATAAAGAAAAAATACGGGCGATGTATGAGGCTGGTGAAAATTCTTTTTTTCTACCCGGCATCCCTTTTCCGAAGACGCTCACTGTCAGCAGTAATTTATCGCAGGCTGTGTTGCAAAGTGACGAACTATTACTGGTCGTCCCTAGCCACGCCTTTCGTGACACTCTGGTGCAAATTCACTGTATTAAACCTGATCTGCAACGCCTGAGCTGGGCGACTAAAGGTTTGGAACCCGATACGCATCAACTCCTGCACACGGTTGTCGATGAGGTCTTTGAGCAAAGCTTGCAACAGGCCGTCATTTCCGGCCCAACCTTTGCGGCAGAAGTGGCAAAAGGCCTACCAACGGCTTTAACCGTTGCCGCTAATGATCAGGCTTATGCCCAAACACTGGCTGAATTATTAGGCAATGCCACCCTGCGTCCTTATGTCAGTCATGATATTATCGGTCTGGAAATTGGTGGGGCGGCCAAAAATGTGATGGCCATCGCCGCCGGTATTGCCGATGGTTTGGGCTATGGGGCTAATACCCGTTCGGCACTTATTACCCGAGGTTTACACGAAATCAGCCAATTATCCCTGAAATTAGGTGCAGAACAGCAAACGATTATGGGCTTGTCCGGTCTCGGTGATTTATTGCTGACCTGTACCGATGATCAATCGCGTAATCGCCGCATGGGCTTGGCAGTGGGACGAGGACAAAATATAGAGCAGGCTGAAATTGAAATTGGTCAGGTGGTTGAAGGGGTACAGGCAGCCAAGCAAATTTATTCACTGGCACAGGACTTAGGCATCGAAATGCCCATCGTCGAACAGGTGTATCAAGTGTTATATCAAAATCTTGCGCCACAAAAAGCAGTACAAAATTTATTGATGAGAGAGCATAAATCAGAATGA
- the murI gene encoding glutamate racemase: protein MSLFTASSKVSAQAKPPIGIFDSGVGGLSVLQHIQQLSPSENIIYVADSGHAPYGCKAEVFIEQRSRIITEYLLSQGAKAIVIACNTATASIIERFRQDYGIPFIGVEPGIKPAIAVTKNNTIGVMATAATLASERYQELTQRYASDVNLINQSCPGLADQVEAGLLDSHETITLLKQYLASLLAQQVDTIVLGCTHYSFLQAQIRNIVGQEIHLVDPSLAIAEQLERVLLQLDVASDTGQALHESKGQTSYYSSGSVKDFQNTMMHLLKQNIVVEPLSHTL, encoded by the coding sequence ATGTCTTTATTTACAGCTTCTTCTAAAGTGTCAGCACAAGCTAAGCCACCCATTGGTATTTTTGATTCCGGTGTGGGCGGGCTATCAGTCTTACAACATATCCAGCAACTATCACCCTCAGAAAACATTATATACGTCGCAGATAGTGGCCATGCACCCTATGGTTGCAAGGCTGAAGTCTTTATTGAACAACGCTCGCGAATTATAACGGAATATCTCTTATCGCAGGGTGCGAAAGCCATTGTGATTGCCTGTAATACCGCAACGGCATCCATTATCGAACGCTTCAGGCAGGATTATGGTATTCCTTTTATTGGTGTTGAACCGGGCATAAAACCCGCCATTGCAGTGACGAAAAACAATACTATTGGTGTCATGGCAACTGCTGCTACTTTGGCCAGTGAGCGTTATCAAGAATTGACGCAACGCTATGCCAGTGATGTGAATTTAATTAATCAATCCTGTCCGGGACTGGCAGATCAGGTTGAAGCAGGCTTGCTTGATAGTCATGAAACCATTACTTTATTAAAACAATACCTGGCTTCTTTATTGGCGCAACAGGTGGATACGATAGTCTTAGGTTGCACTCACTATTCATTTTTACAAGCACAAATACGCAATATCGTGGGACAAGAGATTCATCTGGTGGATCCCAGTCTTGCCATTGCTGAGCAACTAGAACGTGTGTTGCTACAGCTTGATGTCGCTTCGGACACAGGCCAAGCATTGCATGAGAGCAAAGGCCAAACGAGCTACTATAGCAGCGGTTCAGTGAAAGATTTTCAGAACACAATGATGCATCTATTGAAGCAAAATATTGTGGTTGAACCCCTGTCTCACACCTTATGA
- a CDS encoding integron integrase has product MTESDNNNPITVQQSSPETSVQSWVPVYKQLENEIKLRHYSPKTLKAYRTWTRQLQGYTKSKNYQNLSQQDVIDFLTFLAVERKVSASSQHQAFNALLFLFKQVLKKEFDEIKGVTRAKRKPYIPVVLSRDEIDLILDHLDQPFNLIVKLFYGCGLRISEGVNLRIRNFNFDTGILTIHDESNSRRINEGKKDRTVPIPQSIVPELQEQLRKTTSLYEADLQDNFAGVFLPEQLEKKYQNAAKDYLWQWFFPAPTLTLIKDKKEYRRYHLHDTVVQKAIKKAVSSAHIIKRASAQTFRHSFASHLLQENYDIRTIQKLLGHSDIRTTMKYTHTLQRKTIKQAKSPLDFISEGEHDE; this is encoded by the coding sequence ATGACTGAAAGTGATAATAATAATCCAATCACTGTACAACAGAGTTCTCCTGAAACCTCAGTACAAAGCTGGGTACCTGTTTATAAACAGTTAGAAAATGAGATTAAATTACGCCATTATTCACCCAAAACCTTGAAAGCTTACCGAACCTGGACTCGTCAGTTGCAGGGCTATACTAAAAGTAAAAATTATCAAAATTTATCCCAGCAGGATGTGATTGATTTTTTAACCTTTCTAGCGGTTGAAAGAAAGGTCTCTGCTTCCAGCCAACATCAAGCATTTAATGCTTTACTCTTTTTATTTAAGCAGGTATTAAAAAAAGAGTTTGATGAAATCAAAGGGGTCACAAGAGCAAAACGAAAGCCTTACATACCGGTGGTATTATCGCGGGATGAAATTGATTTGATCCTTGACCATTTAGATCAGCCATTCAATTTGATTGTGAAGTTGTTCTATGGGTGTGGCTTAAGAATTTCTGAGGGAGTGAATCTTCGTATACGTAATTTTAATTTTGATACGGGCATTCTGACCATACATGATGAAAGCAATAGTAGGCGTATTAACGAAGGTAAGAAAGACCGAACGGTTCCTATCCCACAAAGCATAGTGCCTGAGCTTCAAGAGCAATTACGAAAAACAACATCTCTGTATGAAGCGGACTTACAAGATAATTTTGCCGGTGTATTTTTACCCGAACAGTTAGAAAAAAAATACCAGAATGCAGCAAAGGATTATCTCTGGCAGTGGTTTTTTCCTGCACCAACACTGACCTTGATTAAGGACAAAAAGGAATACAGACGTTATCACCTTCATGATACGGTGGTTCAAAAAGCCATAAAGAAAGCCGTTAGTTCAGCTCATATTATAAAAAGAGCTTCTGCTCAGACGTTCCGACATTCATTTGCGAGTCACCTCTTGCAAGAAAACTATGACATTCGAACCATTCAGAAGCTACTGGGGCACAGCGATATTAGAACAACGATGAAATATACTCACACTTTGCAGCGAAAAACGATCAAGCAGGCTAAAAGCCCGCTTGATTTTATATCTGAAGGTGAACACGATGAGTAA
- a CDS encoding phage integrase N-terminal SAM-like domain-containing protein, with the protein MLPNELYQKFTQILPDRKLPKPEQYLYTKWLRYYWDFCHKYHHNPLIPTSLSLFLSKLQEKKQSVQQQNQAKFAIGLLYD; encoded by the coding sequence ATATTACCAAATGAATTATATCAAAAATTTACTCAAATACTCCCTGATAGGAAACTACCAAAGCCAGAACAATATCTTTACACAAAGTGGCTTCGCTATTATTGGGATTTTTGCCACAAATACCATCACAATCCACTTATACCAACCAGCCTATCCTTGTTTTTGAGTAAATTGCAGGAAAAGAAGCAATCGGTTCAACAACAAAATCAGGCCAAATTTGCCATAGGCTTACTTTATGACTGA
- a CDS encoding transposase: MGPIVASALYAAVGNNGSQFSKGRQISAWIGLTPAHFGTGGKNTNVGSTKKRGSISKNLTHTWCSNGRQLDYH, from the coding sequence GTGGGTCCGATTGTAGCCTCTGCGTTATATGCGGCTGTGGGTAATAATGGCAGTCAGTTTTCTAAAGGCAGACAAATATCAGCATGGATTGGTTTAACCCCGGCTCATTTTGGCACGGGTGGTAAAAACACCAATGTAGGCAGCACTAAAAAAAGGGGATCAATATCTAAGAACCTTACTCATACATGGTGCTCGAACGGTCGTCAGTTGGATTATCATTAA
- a CDS encoding IS110 family transposase, protein MNTSILGIDLAKNYFQVCGLNQANKVQFNRKLTRNKLSEFMQQQSPVIVAMEACGSSNYWARKFEAMGHTIRLVPAQHVKPFVKGNKDDRNDAVAICEAAQRPNMHFAMIKTHVQQDTQMLHRIRQLHVKQTTSIANQIRAYLSEYGVIVQKNKS, encoded by the coding sequence ATGAATACCAGTATACTCGGAATTGATTTAGCAAAAAACTACTTTCAAGTGTGTGGATTAAACCAAGCGAATAAAGTCCAGTTTAATCGTAAATTGACACGAAACAAGCTATCTGAATTTATGCAACAACAGAGTCCGGTTATTGTTGCAATGGAGGCTTGTGGTAGTTCAAATTACTGGGCTCGAAAGTTTGAAGCAATGGGCCATACCATTAGGCTGGTACCGGCTCAACATGTAAAGCCCTTTGTCAAAGGCAACAAAGATGACCGAAACGATGCAGTGGCCATTTGTGAAGCCGCACAACGTCCTAATATGCACTTTGCCATGATAAAAACTCATGTTCAGCAAGATACTCAAATGCTTCACCGTATTCGTCAGCTACATGTGAAACAAACCACGTCCATTGCGAATCAAATTAGAGCCTATTTATCAGAATACGGCGTCATCGTACAAAAAAACAAATCATGA
- a CDS encoding tRNA (cytidine(34)-2'-O)-methyltransferase: MFHIALYEPRIAPNTGNIIRLAANNGCALHLIEPLGFDFEEKKLRRAGLDYHDLANVTRYANYALFCEAMGERRILACTTKGSRPHDALNYQAGDVLLFGSETHGLPDEVLLNIAPERRLRIPMMPDSRSLNLSNAVAIISYEAWRQNGFLEGI; encoded by the coding sequence ATGTTTCATATCGCACTTTATGAGCCACGCATTGCACCCAATACTGGTAATATTATTCGTCTAGCGGCAAATAATGGTTGTGCGCTGCATTTGATCGAGCCTTTAGGCTTTGATTTTGAGGAGAAAAAATTACGCAGAGCTGGTCTGGATTATCATGATTTGGCCAATGTCACCCGTTACGCGAATTATGCACTGTTTTGTGAAGCGATGGGTGAGAGACGAATTTTGGCCTGTACCACGAAGGGTAGCAGGCCTCATGATGCACTCAATTATCAGGCGGGGGATGTATTATTGTTTGGCTCAGAAACGCATGGTTTGCCGGATGAGGTGTTGCTCAATATTGCGCCTGAGCGGCGCTTAAGAATTCCAATGATGCCGGATAGTAGAAGTTTGAACTTATCCAATGCCGTAGCTATTATTAGTTATGAAGCATGGCGGCAAAATGGTTTTTTAGAGGGTATTTAG
- a CDS encoding DUF3334 family protein gives MAVKKSKSTDDVLLILCKAVKKNLTQTTKNEIQYSSMVQKISKTCLKPDIGCFVLFEGAFSGLIIINMSAGAALELYQAYMCQMGFPEEEISTQHTSDDVSNVLGELMNQIVGDFQGELEYQLSLSINQTQPRMLAVNKELILSINANIERPQSRRVVFRTENHKTFHLEMSMERTEFIELDDPDNQNYNDSELSKDEQNKAFLDGLDI, from the coding sequence ATGGCTGTAAAGAAAAGTAAATCCACTGATGACGTCTTACTCATTTTATGTAAGGCTGTGAAAAAAAACCTCACACAGACCACTAAAAATGAAATTCAATACTCGTCGATGGTGCAAAAAATATCAAAAACTTGCCTAAAACCGGATATTGGCTGTTTTGTCTTATTTGAGGGGGCTTTTTCAGGACTGATTATTATTAATATGTCAGCAGGTGCTGCATTGGAGCTTTATCAGGCTTATATGTGCCAAATGGGTTTCCCGGAAGAGGAAATATCAACCCAACACACTTCCGATGATGTCAGCAATGTACTCGGTGAGCTAATGAATCAGATTGTCGGTGATTTTCAGGGCGAGTTGGAATATCAACTGTCCTTGTCAATTAACCAGACACAGCCAAGAATGCTGGCCGTGAATAAAGAGTTAATTTTATCGATTAATGCCAATATTGAACGCCCGCAATCACGCAGAGTCGTATTTCGCACAGAAAATCATAAGACATTTCATTTAGAAATGTCGATGGAAAGAACAGAGTTTATTGAATTGGATGATCCGGATAATCAAAATTATAATGATTCAGAATTATCTAAGGATGAGCAAAATAAAGCCTTCCTAGATGGCTTAGATATATAA
- the moaA gene encoding GTP 3',8-cyclase MoaA produces the protein MTDIMSLIDQYNRQIKYVRISVTDRCDLRCFYCMPKGFDGYEEPENWLSFDEIEQVIASFTRLGVSSVRLTGGEPLLRKNLPDLAKRLSALPGLDDLSLSTNATRLAKHAEALYESGISRINVSLDTVDPVKFKDITQGKLDKIIDGLLAAKAAGLSPIKINMVVMKGVNDEDVEDMVEFCLKHDFTLRFIETMPVGDTGRNAADHYIDLQKIETRLAKRYELIPAVMAGAGPARYVQIANTQFKIGFITPISQHFCDTCNRVRLSASGTLYMCLGDEHKFELRPLLRQGISDDDLDEVIKKAIDLKPYKHEFNEKPEKVIRFMSMTGG, from the coding sequence ATGACGGATATCATGAGTTTAATTGATCAATATAATCGACAGATTAAGTACGTTCGCATCTCGGTCACTGATCGCTGCGATCTCCGTTGCTTCTACTGCATGCCCAAGGGTTTTGATGGCTATGAAGAGCCTGAAAACTGGCTCAGCTTTGACGAAATTGAACAAGTCATCGCCTCATTTACTCGCTTGGGCGTTAGCTCAGTACGCCTAACCGGTGGCGAGCCCTTATTGCGTAAAAATTTACCGGACTTGGCAAAACGCCTTTCAGCCCTACCAGGGCTGGATGATTTATCACTGAGTACCAATGCCACTCGTTTAGCAAAACATGCCGAAGCCTTGTATGAATCCGGTATCTCACGGATTAACGTCAGCCTTGATACGGTTGATCCCGTTAAATTTAAAGACATTACTCAGGGTAAATTAGACAAGATCATCGATGGTCTTCTGGCGGCAAAAGCAGCCGGTTTGAGTCCTATTAAAATCAATATGGTGGTGATGAAAGGAGTCAACGACGAAGATGTCGAAGACATGGTGGAATTTTGTTTGAAACATGATTTCACCCTGCGTTTTATAGAAACCATGCCGGTCGGTGATACCGGTCGTAATGCTGCCGATCATTATATTGATTTACAGAAAATCGAAACACGGTTAGCAAAACGCTATGAACTGATTCCTGCCGTTATGGCCGGTGCGGGCCCTGCACGTTATGTGCAAATTGCTAACACACAATTTAAAATAGGCTTTATAACCCCTATCTCACAGCATTTTTGTGACACATGCAATCGTGTGCGCTTGTCAGCCAGTGGGACACTTTATATGTGTTTAGGTGACGAACATAAATTTGAATTACGCCCCTTACTCCGTCAGGGCATCAGTGATGATGACTTAGATGAAGTGATAAAAAAAGCAATCGATTTAAAACCTTATAAGCACGAATTTAATGAAAAACCAGAAAAAGTAATCCGCTTTATGTCCATGACCGGTGGCTGA
- a CDS encoding NAD-dependent epimerase/dehydratase family protein, producing MSQETKPNIHIIGCGYLGKKLLNALISRNLTSPAMIHCLVRSTASQSQCAQSGVTSIAFDLDLVHSTLPSEINLSEAIIYYFAPPPSQGKTDDRAKQFLKLLTEYLHSTGEKITKIILISTTGVYGNCKGQWVDENTPLNPSVDRALRRADAEQQFQQFCDHTQTTLVILRVSGIYGPGKLPLQRIKAQTPIVREEDSPFSNRIHSDDLLEICLKAGLSHDIEGIFNCADGHPTTMCDYFMKLAKANHLPSPPTITLEQAQTQLSAGMLSYMAESRRINNKKLLTDFNLTLKYPDLDSGLK from the coding sequence ATGAGCCAAGAAACAAAGCCCAATATTCACATTATTGGTTGCGGATATTTAGGAAAAAAACTCCTTAATGCTCTCATTAGTAGAAACTTAACCTCCCCGGCAATGATTCATTGCTTAGTAAGAAGCACCGCAAGTCAATCTCAATGTGCTCAGTCAGGCGTCACTAGCATTGCTTTTGATCTGGACTTGGTCCATAGCACTCTTCCTTCAGAGATTAATTTATCTGAGGCTATTATTTATTATTTTGCCCCACCACCCAGCCAGGGGAAAACGGATGACCGTGCTAAACAATTTCTTAAACTGCTAACGGAATATTTGCACAGCACAGGAGAAAAAATCACTAAAATTATCCTGATCAGCACCACCGGGGTTTATGGTAATTGCAAGGGTCAATGGGTCGATGAAAATACCCCCTTAAATCCCAGCGTCGATCGTGCCCTACGTCGTGCAGATGCCGAACAGCAATTCCAGCAGTTTTGCGACCACACACAGACAACTCTGGTGATTTTAAGGGTATCCGGCATTTATGGGCCGGGAAAATTACCTCTACAGCGTATTAAGGCTCAAACCCCTATCGTTAGGGAAGAAGATTCCCCTTTTAGTAATCGTATCCATAGTGACGACTTATTGGAAATCTGCCTCAAAGCAGGCTTGAGTCATGATATTGAAGGTATTTTTAACTGTGCCGACGGTCATCCCACCACCATGTGTGACTATTTTATGAAGCTTGCCAAGGCCAATCACCTACCCTCACCGCCTACCATCACACTAGAGCAAGCACAAACGCAGCTTTCTGCCGGAATGCTTTCCTATATGGCAGAATCACGGCGTATCAACAACAAAAAATTACTCACTGATTTTAATTTAACACTAAAATACCCTGATTTAGACAGCGGGCTTAAATAG
- a CDS encoding ComF family protein, translating to MNYSTVWQKACTQITQVIPRHCLFCLEKTHNHLELCNPCIAALSLNKDCCHRCASPLETSLKQSISLCGNCLSHNYYYDRVYSPLLYAEEMRYLIKKLKYQKKIHYASLLSQLFIQKSHHLKNFYLPQAILPVPMHTKRLRQRGFNQALELGRFFASHYQLPLNYSHLIRIRHTNLQAGMNAKERQKNVQQAFSLKHALPYEHVALIDDVMTTGSTVNEAAKVLKQNGVKQVDVWIIARAGLKI from the coding sequence ATGAATTACAGTACAGTTTGGCAGAAAGCCTGCACACAAATAACGCAAGTCATCCCCAGACATTGCCTCTTTTGTCTGGAAAAAACTCATAATCATTTGGAATTATGCAATCCCTGTATAGCTGCACTCAGCTTAAATAAGGACTGCTGCCATCGCTGTGCCTCACCGCTTGAAACCTCACTTAAGCAAAGTATCAGCCTCTGTGGCAATTGCCTGAGTCATAATTATTACTATGATCGAGTTTATAGTCCTTTGCTTTATGCCGAGGAAATGCGTTATCTGATTAAAAAACTGAAATATCAAAAAAAAATTCATTATGCCAGCCTCTTATCGCAATTATTTATACAAAAAAGCCATCATCTCAAAAATTTTTACCTGCCTCAGGCCATTCTGCCCGTTCCTATGCATACCAAACGCCTACGCCAACGGGGCTTTAATCAAGCACTAGAGCTAGGACGTTTTTTTGCATCTCACTACCAACTACCGTTAAACTATAGCCACTTAATTAGAATTCGCCACACCAATCTTCAGGCCGGAATGAACGCCAAAGAAAGGCAAAAGAATGTACAACAGGCCTTTAGCCTTAAACACGCCTTGCCTTATGAACATGTCGCTCTAATTGATGACGTGATGACTACTGGCAGCACCGTTAACGAAGCCGCTAAAGTACTGAAACAAAATGGGGTCAAGCAGGTCGATGTGTGGATTATTGCACGTGCCGGATTAAAAATATAA